One region of Primulina tabacum isolate GXHZ01 chromosome 1, ASM2559414v2, whole genome shotgun sequence genomic DNA includes:
- the LOC142515154 gene encoding uncharacterized protein LOC142515154, which yields MDSVATSGNHSARCKKPDKTRRSWSGREEDVLIQSLKEVMTKGWKSENGFKAGYLTLLENAMQTAIPGTNIRGNPHINSKIHVWKKTYSTLVTLLSKSGVGWNDTDNTIYATDETWESIVKHDPSFRAMRHKQWMHFNDCGEIFGNDRSTGEHSKNFENALQQILKLGEEIPNEEFICVTGTFIPFDGADDSISKTHTPTSKTNAGTSSKSKKKKHTSEHDESIVEAINNLAHITKDTMSQLIKEISADDKISDVQDTVLDALQGLTDLS from the exons ATGGACAGTGTAGCAACTTCTGGTAACCACAGTGCGAGGTGCAAGAAACCGGACAAGACACGGCGAAGTTGGAGTGGCCGTGAAGAAGATGTCTTAATACAGTCGCTCAAAGAAGTAATGACAAAGGGTTGGAAAAGTGAGAATGGTTTTAAAGCGGGTTACTTGACTTTGTTGGAGAATGCAATGCAGACAGCAATACCAGGAACAAATATACGTGGGAATCCTcacataaattcaaaaatacatGTATGGAAGAAAACATATAGTACTTTGGTGACATTGTTATCCAAGAGTGGTGTCGGTTGGAATGATACTGATAACACGATCTATGCTACAGACGAGACTTGGGAATCAATTGTGAAG CATGACCCAAGTTTTAGAGCAATGCGGCATAAGCAGTGGATGCATTTCAATGATTGTGGTGAAATTTTCGGAAACGATCGATCTACTGGGGAGCATTCAAAGAATTTTGAGAATGCATTACAACAAATTCTTAAACTTGGCGAAGAAATTCCCAACGAAGAGTTCATTTGCGTGACTGGTACATTTATCCCTTTCGATGGTGCTGATGATTCAATATCTAAAACGCATACGCCAACGTCTAAAACAAATGCAGGTACATCTtcgaaaagtaagaaaaagaagCACACGAGCGAGCATGATGAATCAATAGTCGAAGCAATCAACAACCTCGCTCACATAACGAAAGACACGATGTCACAATTGATCAAGGAAATTTCCGCGGACGACAAAATTTCTGATGTTCAAGATACGGTTTTGGATGCATTGCAGGGTCTTACCGACCTTTCATAA